The Apium graveolens cultivar Ventura chromosome 6, ASM990537v1, whole genome shotgun sequence genome contains a region encoding:
- the LOC141665518 gene encoding uncharacterized protein LOC141665518, with product MDAKDANKLKIGGSYGLSYPLLARSNYTAWALKMKVVMQAQGVWYAIESSDPKVAAEEKIDKVALAMIYQGIPEDVLLSIANKKTAKESWDMIKTLCQGADKAKKARVQTLKSEFEMLSMKDNEQVEDFHLRMNGLVTNIRALGEVMEESYVVKKLLRAVPAKFVQITSTLEQFGDMETMTVEEAVGSLKAHEERIKGKTDVKEQQLMLTEEEWMRREGGEKKLLLT from the coding sequence ATGGATGCGAAAGACGCAAACAAACTCAAGATAGGAGGCTCATATGGCTTAAGTTACCCATTGCTGGCGAGGAGCAATTATACAGCGTGGGCACTTAAGATGAAGGTCGTAATGCAAGCCCAGGGAGTGTGGTATGCAATTGAGTCAAGTGATCCCAAAGTTGCTGCGGAGGAGAAGATTGACAAGGTGGCACTAGCAATGATCTACCAGGGCATTCCTGAAGACGTGCTACTTTCAATCGCCAATAAGAAGACAGCGAAGGAGTCATGGGACATGATTAAGACGCTTTGCCAAGGGGCTGACAAAGCTAAGAAAGCTCGAGTTCAGACATTAAAATCTGAATTTGAAATGTTAAGCATGAAAGACAACGAACAGGTTGAGGACTTTCACCTGAGAATGAATGGGTTAGTCACAAATATTCGGGCACTAGGAGAAGTGATGGAGGAATCGTACGTAGTCAAAAAATTACTCCGTGCGGTCCCTGCAAAATTCGTGCAGATAACCTCCACCTTGGAGCAATTTGGGGATATGGAGACTATGACAGTGGAGGAGGCTGTAGGGTCACTCAAGGCACATGAAGAACGGATTAAGGGAAAGACAGATGTCAAGGAACAACAACTCATGTTAACGGAAGAAGAATGGATGAGACGTGAAGGAGGTGAAAAGAAATTATTACTCACATGA
- the LOC141666489 gene encoding aldehyde oxidase GLOX isoform X2, with translation MACKFFTFFLLSILFTRFFGPATSQWLARLLGNQGEWQFLRTSIGISAMHMQLLSNNKVVIYDRTDFGSSNLSLSDGRCRIDPNDSFLRRDCSAHSVMYDPLTNTIRPLMVQTDTWCSSGAVLPNGTLIQTGGFNDGDHAIRTIVPCEDDEGCDWVEFPRYLIHRRWSIVFSYIQNRVIRSFPPIPGDEPRNYPSSGSSVLLPMDENQPLVIEIMVCGGAPRNAYLSAIHGTFVRAITTCGRLRINDQNPTWEMETMPLGRVMGDMLILPSGDVLIINGAGSGTAGWGNARNPVLRPVLYHPNEAKDSTRFWVMKPANRPRLYHSTAILLPDTKVLVGGSNPHVFYNFSGVQYPTDLSLEAFSPPYLAEGYDTIRPQILYTDNVIGYNQSFSVIFKVPKYLKMGVVTARIVAPSFATHAFSMSQRMVVLREINGVLPVVSFGALSLSVFGPSTPQIAPPGFYMLFVVHAGIPSTALWVKLQ, from the exons ATGGCCTGCAAATTTTTCACCTTCTTTCTTCTATCAATCCTATTCACACGATTTTTCGGTCCTGCAACCAGTCAATGGCTAGCGAGATTACTTGGAAATCAAGGAGAATGGCAATTCCTGCGTACAAGTATCGGCATATCAGCCATGCACATGCAGCTTCTAAGTAACAACAAAGTGGTCATTTATGACAGGACTGATTTTGGTTCTTCCAATCTCTCTCTTTCTGATGGCCGGTGTCGGATTGACCCAAATGACAGCTTCCTCAGAAGAGATTGCTCTGCTCACTCTGTCATGTATGACCCTCTTACAAACACGATCCGGCCATTGATGGTTCAAACTGATACATGGTGCTCATCCGGAGCTGTTCTGCCCAATGGAACCTTAATTCAGACCGGTGGATTTAATGATGGTGATCATGCAATTCGTACGATTGTTCCATGCGAAGATGATGAAGGCTGCGATTGGGTTGAATTTCCTAGATATCTTATACATCGCAGATG GTCCATAGTTTTCAGTTACATACAGAACCGTGTCATTAGAAGTTTCCCTCCAATCCCTGGAGATGAACCTCGGAACTACCCCAGCTCGGGCTCCTCTGTTTTACTCCCCATGGACGAAAATCAACCTCTGGTAATAGAAATCATGGTGTGTGGTGGCGCACCACGTAATGCATATCTTAGTGCAATTCATGGTACATTTGTGAGAGCAATTACAACGTGCGGACGGTTAAGAATCAATGATCAAAATCCTACCTGGGAAATGGAAACAATGCCATTAGGCAGAGTAATGGGAGACATGTTAATTCTCCCAAGTGGAGATGTTTTAATAATTAATGGTGCAGGTTCCGGAACAGCTGGTTGGGGGAATGCCAGAAACCCTGTTTTAAGGCCAGTGCTTTACCATCCAAATGAAGCGAAAGATAGCACCCGATTTTGGGTAATGAAACCAGCAAACAGGCCAAGACTATACCATTCCACAGCAATCTTACTACCAGATACTAAAGTACTAGTCGGAGGAAGCAATCCACACGTATTTTACAATTTCAGCGGTGTGCAGTACCCAACTGATCTTAGTTTGGAGGCGTTTTCGCCCCCTTATTTAGCAGAAGGATACGATACAATACGGCCTCAAATATTGTACACCGACAATGTCATCGGATACAATCAGTCATTTTCAGTAATTTTCAAGGTACCAAAGTATTTAAAAATGGGAGTAGTAACCGCTCGAATTGTGGCACCATCGTTTGCGACACATGCATTTTCGATGAGTCAGAGAATGGTGGTGCTGAGGGAGATAAACGGGGTGTTACCTGTCGTGAGTTTCGGTGCGTTAAGCTTATCTGTTTTTGGTCCCTCAACACCTCAGATAGCACCGCCTGGGTTTTACATGTTGTTTGTGGTGCATGCAGGTATACCTAGTACTGCTTTGTGGGTGAAGCTCCAATGA
- the LOC141666489 gene encoding aldehyde oxidase GLOX isoform X1, with protein MACKFFTFFLLSILFTRFFGPATSQWLARLLGNQGEWQFLRTSIGISAMHMQLLSNNKVVIYDRTDFGSSNLSLSDGRCRIDPNDSFLRRDCSAHSVMYDPLTNTIRPLMVQTDTWCSSGAVLPNGTLIQTGGFNDGDHAIRTIVPCEDDEGCDWVEFPRYLIHRRWYATNQILPDGRIIIIGGRRQFNYEFFPKQFPSPVNFLNFLRNTTDENENNLYPFVHLLPDGNLFIFANTRSIVFSYIQNRVIRSFPPIPGDEPRNYPSSGSSVLLPMDENQPLVIEIMVCGGAPRNAYLSAIHGTFVRAITTCGRLRINDQNPTWEMETMPLGRVMGDMLILPSGDVLIINGAGSGTAGWGNARNPVLRPVLYHPNEAKDSTRFWVMKPANRPRLYHSTAILLPDTKVLVGGSNPHVFYNFSGVQYPTDLSLEAFSPPYLAEGYDTIRPQILYTDNVIGYNQSFSVIFKVPKYLKMGVVTARIVAPSFATHAFSMSQRMVVLREINGVLPVVSFGALSLSVFGPSTPQIAPPGFYMLFVVHAGIPSTALWVKLQ; from the coding sequence ATGGCCTGCAAATTTTTCACCTTCTTTCTTCTATCAATCCTATTCACACGATTTTTCGGTCCTGCAACCAGTCAATGGCTAGCGAGATTACTTGGAAATCAAGGAGAATGGCAATTCCTGCGTACAAGTATCGGCATATCAGCCATGCACATGCAGCTTCTAAGTAACAACAAAGTGGTCATTTATGACAGGACTGATTTTGGTTCTTCCAATCTCTCTCTTTCTGATGGCCGGTGTCGGATTGACCCAAATGACAGCTTCCTCAGAAGAGATTGCTCTGCTCACTCTGTCATGTATGACCCTCTTACAAACACGATCCGGCCATTGATGGTTCAAACTGATACATGGTGCTCATCCGGAGCTGTTCTGCCCAATGGAACCTTAATTCAGACCGGTGGATTTAATGATGGTGATCATGCAATTCGTACGATTGTTCCATGCGAAGATGATGAAGGCTGCGATTGGGTTGAATTTCCTAGATATCTTATACATCGCAGATGGTATGCTACTAACCAAATACTTCCTGATGGAAGAATTATTATTATTGGTGGGAGAAGACAATTTAACTATGAATTTTTTCCTAAACAATTTCCTAGTCCTGTTAATTTTCTCAATTTCCTTAGAAATACTACTGATGAAAACGAAAACAATTTGTACCCCTTCGTCCACCTATTACCTGATGGAAATTTGTTCATTTTCGCAAACACTAGGTCCATAGTTTTCAGTTACATACAGAACCGTGTCATTAGAAGTTTCCCTCCAATCCCTGGAGATGAACCTCGGAACTACCCCAGCTCGGGCTCCTCTGTTTTACTCCCCATGGACGAAAATCAACCTCTGGTAATAGAAATCATGGTGTGTGGTGGCGCACCACGTAATGCATATCTTAGTGCAATTCATGGTACATTTGTGAGAGCAATTACAACGTGCGGACGGTTAAGAATCAATGATCAAAATCCTACCTGGGAAATGGAAACAATGCCATTAGGCAGAGTAATGGGAGACATGTTAATTCTCCCAAGTGGAGATGTTTTAATAATTAATGGTGCAGGTTCCGGAACAGCTGGTTGGGGGAATGCCAGAAACCCTGTTTTAAGGCCAGTGCTTTACCATCCAAATGAAGCGAAAGATAGCACCCGATTTTGGGTAATGAAACCAGCAAACAGGCCAAGACTATACCATTCCACAGCAATCTTACTACCAGATACTAAAGTACTAGTCGGAGGAAGCAATCCACACGTATTTTACAATTTCAGCGGTGTGCAGTACCCAACTGATCTTAGTTTGGAGGCGTTTTCGCCCCCTTATTTAGCAGAAGGATACGATACAATACGGCCTCAAATATTGTACACCGACAATGTCATCGGATACAATCAGTCATTTTCAGTAATTTTCAAGGTACCAAAGTATTTAAAAATGGGAGTAGTAACCGCTCGAATTGTGGCACCATCGTTTGCGACACATGCATTTTCGATGAGTCAGAGAATGGTGGTGCTGAGGGAGATAAACGGGGTGTTACCTGTCGTGAGTTTCGGTGCGTTAAGCTTATCTGTTTTTGGTCCCTCAACACCTCAGATAGCACCGCCTGGGTTTTACATGTTGTTTGTGGTGCATGCAGGTATACCTAGTACTGCTTTGTGGGTGAAGCTCCAATGA